The DNA window TCGAGGAAATTTTCAAATTGCAGCACAATGGTCAGAAAAGAAATTATCACAATTGAAAATTAAATCGAATGCGGGTGAAGTATGCCGGATTTTCTATCCCAAAATCGAAAAATCGAAACTAAAATCTACCACTGGAAAAGTCTTGCATTTCAAGAAAGAAAAAAATAACCTTATAAGTTTTGAAACGATTCAAGGTCAAGAGTATATATTTGAATTATAAACTTTAGAATAGAAAAAATTAAAATACTATAAACAATGAAAAAACTAATTGTAGCCCTTGTGCTAGTTAATGTTTTTGGCCTTATGGCACAAAACTCCAAAAAACCGAATGTCATTATCATTTACAATGACGATTTAGGCTATCAAGATTTAGGGTGTTACGGTTCGCCAAACATCAAAACACCCCGTATTGACCAGATGGCGAAAGAAGGCGTTCGATTTACAGACTGTTATTCGGCTTCGCCTGTTTGTTCCGCTTCGAGAGCGGCTTTGCTAACAGGTTGCTATCCGCAACGAGTTGGGGTACCAGGTGTCATTTCAGCAGGTGCCAATCAAGGATTGAGTCCAAAAAACACAACCCTAGCGGAAATTTTAAAAAGTGTGGGTTATGCGACAGCCGCTGTTGGCAAATGGCATTTAGGCGATCAGCCGCAACATTTGCCCACTAATCAGGGCTTTGATTCCTTTTTTGGGATTCCGTATAGCAACGATATGTATCCTTCAAAAAATATTCCTTACGCAGCTAATTGTCAGTTCAACGAAGGCTATGATTTAAATAAAATCAATGAGGCATTTGCCAATATGAAACCGGGTGACAAACAACCCGAGTCTGCCAAACACAAAGTGCCGTTGATGCGCAATTTAGAAACTATCGAATTTCCAGTAGATCAAACTACCATAACCAAACGATATGCGGATGAAGGCATTTCCTTCATTAAACAAAGTGTCAAAGACAAAAAACCTTTTTTCCTTTACTTAGCGAATTCGATGCCTCATATTCCGCTTTATGTTTCGCCTCAATTTAAGGGAAAAAGTAAGCGCGGACTTTATGGCGATGTAGTCGAAGAAATAGACTATAACACCGGAAGAATTCTCGATGTATTGAAAGAATTAAAAATCGATAAAAACACCATCGTTATTTTTTCATCCGACAATGGACCTTGGTTGGCAAAAGGAGCTGATGGAGGTTCAGCACTCCCGCTGTTCGAAGGTAAATTCACCAGTTTTGAAGGAGGATTGCGAGTGCCTTTTATTATAAAATGGCCTAATGAAATTAAAGCGGATGGAGTTTGTAAAAAATTAATTTCTACAATTGATATACTTCCAACATTAGCGAGTATTACGGGTGCAAAACTGCCTGAAATGGAAATAGATGGAACATCGGTTTTGGATTTATGGAAAGGTGATCCAAGTGCAAAAAACCCACACGAGTTCTACTTTATGATTTACACGGGGCAATCGGTTCGCTCTGGCGATTGGAAATACCATAAAAAACAAATATTTTCAGTAAACAAAGATACACAAACAGACAAATCTCCCGCTTTATACAACCTAAAAGACGATATTGGTGAAACAAAAAATTTATTAAATGAATATCCCGAAATAGCTCAAAAATTAGCCAAAGCACTTGACGAGCATTTAAGCAGGATTAATGTTAAAAAATAAAATTGCAAAAGTCCTATAGCATCCACACTTAAACGATCAAGAAGAACTAAACCCACTAATTTTTTGAATTTGGTGGGTTTTTTATTTCATAAGCAAACCAGAATTCTTTAAAAAAAATTTTCTTTATCATTTTTCACGATTCAATTTTTATTCAAAAAAGGCAAAAACAGACCGCTTTCTTCTCAAGGCGTATTTCGATCATATTTAAAATTTGAAAATAAATTCAAGTTTTTAGTTTTCCCTAAATAATCGAAAATGTGGCGCTTTAGATTAATGAAAAATAAAAATGATTGTGTGCCTTCGGATTAGAATAGTATTTATAAAAATCCTTACACGGTCTCGCAAAAGTAAAAATCATTTTTGGTATAGACCCGCATCCAAAGTTTAAGAAATAAATAAGAGGTCTTCATTCCCAAATTTATGCCAATCTGGCAATAATTGCTATTATAATTAAATTAATAAAAAATTACAGCAATCATTAATTGTAAATTAATCAATTATTAATCTTGGGCTAATACTTTTGATTAAAGATTTAAAATTTAGTGTCGAAATCGATTTTTATCAATTGCATTCCAAGAATAGAAATAACCCAATATCGCGAGTTTTTTTATTGCCTTGGAATCTAAAAAAATCAAGTATTTCATAAAACAATCAACCAATTGAAAACCCTATTCTAAAAACCTACAGAAAATAAGTAATGATGAAAAAAAATACATTTCTTGCCCTTGTACTCCTATCACTTTGTTTTTCGGTGACAAGTTGGAGTCAAAATATTGTTTATCCTTGGCGTGCCACGACTGCAATACTCAAAGGAGGCGAAAGCTTTGAAGTTTGGTTTAATGCTGCCAATGGGCAAACCGTAAACTCCGTTGAACTCAAAGCAGCGTTTCAAAATGTAAGTACTTCGATTAGCAGTGTCAATGGCAATTGGGTATACGACCCGATGTCTGGCAACACCTACAATATGAAAATTACGGTTAGCGTGCCTGCCAACGCAGTTGCCGATCGATATGACCTTGTTCTGAACACCTCATCTGGACCTATTACGTCCTATGGTGGTGTCAAAATTGTAAAAGAATACAAACCCGAGTATTACGTGATGCATATGTCGGATGGCCATTTATATCAGGCTGGTTATGATACCGATGTTATTTTGCAAAGAAAATCGGCTATGGTAGACATCGCCAATATTATGGATGTTCAAGTGCTTATCGAAACGGGGGACAATATGTATAACGTACGAAATCATCCCGAAAGAGAAGAGTATTATTTTATTGGCAGTCCTTCCATCAATACCAAAGGAATGTCGAAATGTACAGCAGCCACATTTATAACACCCGGTGATCACGAAGGATTTACTGCCAATGATTTTGCCCAAGGAACACCACAACAAAATGCTGACTTCGTCAATGATTATTGGGGGTTACAGAATCACAGTTTCAAATATGGAAATGGACGATTTATGAATCTTAACAATGCTTGGTCGGTATCGGAAACCAATCCGGGGCAACATCAATATCAAATAGATGATGCCATTTCTTGGTTGCACAATGCGGGTTCGGGCGGGAATTTCTTTCTGACAGCAGGACATTGTTACAACAAAATGCACAGTTTTATCGACACCGATACAAAGCTCAGCCTAGTTCTAGCGGGGGATAAACATCATATCTATACGTCCAATCCGTATTCCTTTACTCCCGGAAGTCCTGCTGTTGCCTATATCGCTGCATCGGGAATCAACCATTTTGCGTTCAACCTTTTTAAAGTTAATAACGCAACCGGAAGTTACTCAGCCCCAACGGGTGTCAATGGATTTGCAGATGTCTTGTTTAGCGGTGACCAAGACCTACCTGCTACTTGGGTATCGAATCTGACACTTGCTTATTCCGCGGCCAATGATGGAAGCACAACTATTAACACTGCTACAATTGACAATAAATTTAACTTCCCGCTAACGGCAGCCAAAGTGCGTTTTGTTGTTCCCAAAGGTTTTAATTATAATGTAACCAATGGTATTGTGGAACAGGAATATGACGGAACGCAATTTCATATTGTCGATGTCTTGACCGATGTAAATGCTGCTAGCAAAAAAGAAATCTATATTACTTCGGGCAGTCCCATCGACTTATGTCCCGATGATCCAAACAAAACGGCTCCCGGCAATTGTGGCTGCGGAGTACCAGAGGGCACTTGCACCGTTGCTGTAACCGGTCTAACGGTAAATCCAACCACCGCAAAATTGCACTTGAATGTTATCAAACAAATTGTCGCTACCATCACTCCTGCCAATGCAACAAACAAACAGATTACTTGGAGCAGCAGTGACCCAGCTGTAGCGACTGTTAGTCCTGCAGGCTTAGTTACCGCAATAAGCGGAGGAACTGCAATTATTACGGCAACCGCCCAAGATGGAAATATCACAGCAACAACAAGCATCACGGTAATTCCAAATAATACCCTGTACCAAGCCGAAGATGCCGAACTTAATGGTGCTCTAATTGTGACATCGCAGCCGGACTACCACGGCACCGGATTTGTAGATTACACCAATCCATCAAACGATTATATCAAATGGTCGGTCTATGTGCCTACCGATGGCAATTACAATCTGAACTTCCGATATGCTTTGGCCTCTGGCAGCAGACCATTAAACTTAAACGTTAATGGTGTTAACAAAAACTCTTTGACTTTTCCTGTAACCGGTAGTTTTGCCGTTTGGGGCAATTACATCAGTAGTCAAGCCTTAAAAGCAGGTACCAATACCATTACACTGACAGCAATCGGTTCGAGTGGAGGTAATTTTGATGAGCTTACCATTTCGAATACTCTTGGCATCAACGATTTACCCCAAGGAAATGAAAATAAAACAGTCAAAGTTTTTCCCAATCCACTAACACAATCAAGTCTTTATGTCTCTACCGATGGATTTGATAATGACACCAACGTTCGTATTACGATTACCAACACCAACGGTCAAAAAATATACGAGAAAAAACTCCATGATCCTTGTCAGACCGAGATAAATCTAGCCGAGAAATTACCGAATGCGCTCTATTTTGTTACTGTGCAATCCGATCAAACCAAAATTGTAAAAAAATTAATTGTAAAATAGAACTAATCACTACCAGAAATACCCAAGCCAAATGAAAAAAATACTACCAATAATCATTTTCCTTTTGACCTTCTTGTTGTCAACTGTGAGCTGGTCTCAAAAAATTATTTACCCTTGGCGTTCAACCACCGCCATTGTCAAAGCAGGCGAAACTTTCGAAGTTTGGTTCAATGCCGATGCCGGTCAAACGCTAAATGAAGTCTCTCTACGAGGACCTTTCAACAATACCGATGTCACGATTACCGATACTAAAACAGATACTTGGGTCTATGATCAATGGTCAGGAAATACCTGTAATCGCAAATACACCATTAGCGTTCCAGCCAATACTCCAGCGGATCGCTACGATTTAATTTTAAAAACATCGACAGGCGACGAAATATCACTGGCAGCGGTTAAAGTCATTAAAGAATACAAAAGCAATTATTATATTTTGCATTTCTCCGATGTACATCGTTGGCAAGGTACTTATGACACGCCAAATATCATACTACGCGAAGTTTCGACTATTGTGGATATTGCCAATATCATCGACCCTGCAATGATCATCGAAACGGGGGACAATCATTATCAAAACACCACAAATGAAGCGAGTTCACTTGCTCGAATCGAACAATACATGAACGGATATACAGGAACATCAGGCTGGGTAAATGGGATGAATAATTTCTTCGCACCCGTTTTTACGGTACCCGGAAACCACGATACTCCTAATAAAAATTTCGAATTAGAACCGGGTTATCCAAACCCGGGTTATGAAAAAAATGCTGCCATAACCCAAAATAAATTTTATGGACTTCAAGCTTTTAATTTCTCTTACGGGAGTACTCGATTTATGGGTGTAAACAACTCTTGGACGCCTGATACTGGTGGCGGTGCAGCTGGATATGTGGCCAACTACCAATGGCAATTAGATGCGGCTAATGCGTGGTTAAATAGTGCCGGTAGTGGCAAATTTAGAATTGGTTTTTTTCACGTACCACAAGAAAGTATTCCACCGGTTTATAACGCCTTTAAAAACGCAGGAAATCCGCTAGGTTTGATGTTAGCTGGACATGTTCACAGCATTACAAATAGTCCATTTACCTATGACAGCCGTTTGTGCTACACCACTTTATCCTGTAGAGACGGAAGTAAAAGTGCTCCTTTCAACTTATACAAAGTAGACGATGTAGCGGGTACTTATGAAACAGTGGGTAATGCACAGTCTGCTCATCAAGGATTGGAAACTGCAAAAAACTACAACACACCTAAATTGAAATTGACTTATGCCAATGCCAATGACGGTACTAGTGAAACCAATGTTGCAACGATAGTCAATAAATTTACTTTTCCAATTGCAGGAGCAAGAGTACGTTTTGTCGTGCCAAAAGGGGGACCGTATTATGTAACAAACGCAACTATCAAACAAGAATTTGACGGAACCAATTTTCACATCATTGATGCTACCTATAATTTGGCTGCAACTAGTACAACTGTTGTGAACTTGTTCAAAGGAATTCAGGTTGACCAATGCCCCAATGACCCTGACAAAATGGAACCTGGCATCTGCGGTTGTGGGATTCCAGAGGGCACTTGTCCAATTCCAGTTACAGGTGTCTTAATTTCTCCATCGAATGTAAAAATGAATACGAATACTGATAGACAATTATTCGCCACAGTCCAACCTTCCAATGCAACCAATAAATCGATAAATTGGACTAGTAATGATACCGGAATCGCCACAGTTGATACTAATGGTTTAGTTACAGCTAATGCAACAGGTACTGCCACCATTACGGCAACAACAGTTGATGGTACTAAAATAGCTAATAGCAACATTACAGTACTTACCAATAATAATAATTATCAAGCAGAAGATGCCGAATTTGTTGGTCCCGTGATCGCTACTAACCAACTCGGATACAACGGCACTGGCTTCTTGGACTATACTAACGCCACAAACGATTTTATCAAATGGAACGTTTATGTACCAACCACGGGCAATTATACTTTAAATTTCCGTTATGCGGCCTCCGCAAATAGACCCTTAAAACTAACCATCAACGGAGTTGACGTCAGTGCCTCTTTTGCGTTTCCATCAACAGGTAGTTTTGCCATTTGGGGAAATATTTCCACTAGTCAATTATTAACTGCAGGAAACAACACCATAACCTTGACTGCCATTGGTTCTAGTGGAGGGAATTTTGATGAACTTACTATCGCTAGTACCCTCGGTGTAAATGATAAAACATTCGAGAATGAGACCAAAACCGTTAGGGTATATCCCAACCCGGTAGCCAATGGAATTTTTACTGTTGCAACAGACGGACTCGACGATGACACTAACGTTCGTATTATTGTAACCAATAGTATCGGTCAGAAAATTCATGAAAAAAAAATAAACGATCCGTGCCATACCGATATCAATCTCGATGGCAAACTAAGCGAATCCATCTATTTTGTTACTGTGCAATCCGATCAAACCAAAATTGTAAAAAAATTAATTGTAAAATAAGTAAGATTTAAAATAAATGAAAATGAAAAAAACTGTACAAATTTCGATTTTTATCTTGACGCTCTTATTTTCTATAAGTAGTTGGTCTCAAAAAATTGTATATCCTTGGCGCGCCACGACTGCCATTGTAAAAAGCGGCGAAAATTTTGAAGTTTGGTTCAATGCTGCCGATGGACAAACTATCAATTCCGTTGAATTGAGAGGCCCTTTCAACACGGTTACTGCAACGATTACGAACACAGCTACAGATACTTGGGTTTATGATAAATGGTCCGGAAATACCTGTAATCGAAAATTATCTGTAAATGTTCCCGCCAACACCCCTAGCGACCGTTATGACTTGATTTTAAAAACATCTACTGGTGACGAAATATCACTAGCTGCGGTTAAAGTCCTCAAAGAATTCAAAAACAACTTTTATGTGCTGCATTTTTCAGATGCGCATCGTTGGCAAGGCAGCTATGATACGCCAAACATCATACTGCGTGAAATTTCAACTATCATCGATATTGCCAATATTATTGACCCAGAAATGATTATCGAAACAGGCGACAATCACTACCAAAACACTGCGAATGAAGCTAGCTCAATGGATCGTATCAATCAATATATGAATGGATTTATGAATGGAACGGATTACGTAAATGGTATGAATAATGCATTCGCACCAGTATTTACTGCTCCTGGAAATCACGATACACCACAGAAAAATTATGAATTAGAACCAGGCTATCCAACCCCAGGTTATGAAAAAATTCCATCTTTATTTTACAATAAATTTTATGGCCTTCAAGCCCATAATTTTGCTTACGGGGATGTCCGCTTTATAGGTGTTAACAACTCTTGGTTTCCAGACGATGGCCGAGGAACACCTAATTTC is part of the Flavobacterium nackdongense genome and encodes:
- a CDS encoding sulfatase family protein: MKKLIVALVLVNVFGLMAQNSKKPNVIIIYNDDLGYQDLGCYGSPNIKTPRIDQMAKEGVRFTDCYSASPVCSASRAALLTGCYPQRVGVPGVISAGANQGLSPKNTTLAEILKSVGYATAAVGKWHLGDQPQHLPTNQGFDSFFGIPYSNDMYPSKNIPYAANCQFNEGYDLNKINEAFANMKPGDKQPESAKHKVPLMRNLETIEFPVDQTTITKRYADEGISFIKQSVKDKKPFFLYLANSMPHIPLYVSPQFKGKSKRGLYGDVVEEIDYNTGRILDVLKELKIDKNTIVIFSSDNGPWLAKGADGGSALPLFEGKFTSFEGGLRVPFIIKWPNEIKADGVCKKLISTIDILPTLASITGAKLPEMEIDGTSVLDLWKGDPSAKNPHEFYFMIYTGQSVRSGDWKYHKKQIFSVNKDTQTDKSPALYNLKDDIGETKNLLNEYPEIAQKLAKALDEHLSRINVKK
- a CDS encoding Ig-like domain-containing protein, with translation MKKNTFLALVLLSLCFSVTSWSQNIVYPWRATTAILKGGESFEVWFNAANGQTVNSVELKAAFQNVSTSISSVNGNWVYDPMSGNTYNMKITVSVPANAVADRYDLVLNTSSGPITSYGGVKIVKEYKPEYYVMHMSDGHLYQAGYDTDVILQRKSAMVDIANIMDVQVLIETGDNMYNVRNHPEREEYYFIGSPSINTKGMSKCTAATFITPGDHEGFTANDFAQGTPQQNADFVNDYWGLQNHSFKYGNGRFMNLNNAWSVSETNPGQHQYQIDDAISWLHNAGSGGNFFLTAGHCYNKMHSFIDTDTKLSLVLAGDKHHIYTSNPYSFTPGSPAVAYIAASGINHFAFNLFKVNNATGSYSAPTGVNGFADVLFSGDQDLPATWVSNLTLAYSAANDGSTTINTATIDNKFNFPLTAAKVRFVVPKGFNYNVTNGIVEQEYDGTQFHIVDVLTDVNAASKKEIYITSGSPIDLCPDDPNKTAPGNCGCGVPEGTCTVAVTGLTVNPTTAKLHLNVIKQIVATITPANATNKQITWSSSDPAVATVSPAGLVTAISGGTAIITATAQDGNITATTSITVIPNNTLYQAEDAELNGALIVTSQPDYHGTGFVDYTNPSNDYIKWSVYVPTDGNYNLNFRYALASGSRPLNLNVNGVNKNSLTFPVTGSFAVWGNYISSQALKAGTNTITLTAIGSSGGNFDELTISNTLGINDLPQGNENKTVKVFPNPLTQSSLYVSTDGFDNDTNVRITITNTNGQKIYEKKLHDPCQTEINLAEKLPNALYFVTVQSDQTKIVKKLIVK
- a CDS encoding Ig-like domain-containing protein; protein product: MKKILPIIIFLLTFLLSTVSWSQKIIYPWRSTTAIVKAGETFEVWFNADAGQTLNEVSLRGPFNNTDVTITDTKTDTWVYDQWSGNTCNRKYTISVPANTPADRYDLILKTSTGDEISLAAVKVIKEYKSNYYILHFSDVHRWQGTYDTPNIILREVSTIVDIANIIDPAMIIETGDNHYQNTTNEASSLARIEQYMNGYTGTSGWVNGMNNFFAPVFTVPGNHDTPNKNFELEPGYPNPGYEKNAAITQNKFYGLQAFNFSYGSTRFMGVNNSWTPDTGGGAAGYVANYQWQLDAANAWLNSAGSGKFRIGFFHVPQESIPPVYNAFKNAGNPLGLMLAGHVHSITNSPFTYDSRLCYTTLSCRDGSKSAPFNLYKVDDVAGTYETVGNAQSAHQGLETAKNYNTPKLKLTYANANDGTSETNVATIVNKFTFPIAGARVRFVVPKGGPYYVTNATIKQEFDGTNFHIIDATYNLAATSTTVVNLFKGIQVDQCPNDPDKMEPGICGCGIPEGTCPIPVTGVLISPSNVKMNTNTDRQLFATVQPSNATNKSINWTSNDTGIATVDTNGLVTANATGTATITATTVDGTKIANSNITVLTNNNNYQAEDAEFVGPVIATNQLGYNGTGFLDYTNATNDFIKWNVYVPTTGNYTLNFRYAASANRPLKLTINGVDVSASFAFPSTGSFAIWGNISTSQLLTAGNNTITLTAIGSSGGNFDELTIASTLGVNDKTFENETKTVRVYPNPVANGIFTVATDGLDDDTNVRIIVTNSIGQKIHEKKINDPCHTDINLDGKLSESIYFVTVQSDQTKIVKKLIVK